GGCATGTGGTTGACCCGCTGGATGTGGTGGCAAAATACGGCGCGGATTCCCTCAGATACTACCTGCTGAGAGAGGTACCTTTCGGCAAGGACGGCGACTTCTCGTGGGAGCTTTTCATAGAGCGGTATAACAGCGACCTTGCGAACAATATCGGAAATCTTGTGACCAGGACTCTCGGCATGCTTGAAAGGTATTCGAACGCAGAAGTGCCGCGCTCTCAGAAAAGAAACGCGCTTGACGATGAAGTGATTTCTGTTTCGTCTCAGACAATTGCAGAGTACAGACAATTCATGGACGGCTACGAGCTTCACCAGGGAGTCCAGTCTGCGCTCAAACTTTCGCGCCGGGCAAATCAATACATAGAAGAATCTCAACCGTGGGTGCTTGCGAAGGGTGGCGACAAAGAGAGACTCGGCACGGTGCTGGCGGTCCTGAGTGAGGCAATAAGAATCCTGGCCGGTTTGCTCTGCCCTTTCCTTCCTTCGAAGAGCAAAGAAATAGAAACGCTGTTCTCAATTGACCAGGTAGAGAAGGCCCCCCTGAAAAACCTCGCATGGGATGAGAATCGTTCAAGGGGCAAGAAGGTCAAGCCCCCTTCTCCGCTTTTCCCGAGAATTGAGGAAAAGTGATTGATACTCACGCCCATCTCTCGCACAGACAATTCGACAGAGACAGGGAGGATGTGCTTGCGAGGGCTTTCGGCGCCGGAATGGAGCTTATCGTTGAAGTCGGCTTCGACGTAGTTTCTTCCAGAGCTGCGGTCTCCCTCTGCCGGGACAGAAGTTCAATCGTCGGATCCGTGGGCATACATCCGCACGATTCAGACAAGGCGACTCCCGATGGGCTCAAGGAAATCGAATCGCTTTCACAGGATGCTTCGGTTGTGGCCATCGGAGAAACCGGGCTGGATTTTTTCAGGAATTTCTCCCCGCGCGACACTCAGGAGAAGCTCTTCGGGCAGCACATCAAGATGTCGCAGAAAGCCAACAAGCCTCTCATCATGCACAGCAGGGCATCTGCCCAACGGGTGCTGGAAATCCTGCTTGAAGAAACGAGAGATGGAAGCATACTGGGCGTCCTCCATTGTTTCTCGGGAGATGAATCTTCTCTCGGGAAGGGCCTGGAACTCGGACTCTATTTCGGGGTCGGCAGCTCTCTCACGTATTCAGGCGAGAAGTCACATGAGCTGGTACGGAGAATTCCTATTGATAAGGTCCTCGTCGAGACGGATTCGCCCTACCTTTCACCCGCTCCATTTCGAGGAAAAAGAAACGAGCCCGTTTACCTTCGTTTTGTTGTAGAGAAGCTGTCCGAGATCCTTAACATGCCGGTTCCGGAGATAGAGAGGAAGACTTCTGCAAATGCAAAAACGCTCTTTCTCGGTGGTTGACAGGGCCGGCGCACCCAGACCCAGAAGGGCTCTAAGTCAGAACTTTCTCATTGACCAGAACATTGCAAGGAAGATTGTGAATGCGCTTTCGGTCGAAAAAGGCGATCGGGTCCTGGAGATTGGGGCGGGAACAGGAGCGCTCACGAGGCACCTGGTGTTAACACCAGGCACCATATACGCTGTTGAGAAAGACCAGCGGCTCTGGACGCAGCTTCAACAGGAATTCCCTGGAGTAAATATCTTCGGTACTGACTTTCTCAAAGTCAGTCTTCAAACGATGCTGGTCATGTATTCCGCAACAGAAAAGGAGGCGATTGAGGTTATTTCCGGGACGCTTCCCTTGGAGGATTCAACGTGTTTCAAAGTTGTCGGCAACCTCCCCTATCATCTCACTACGAAGATTATCCTCCATTTGATAAAATACAGGCGGGCCATCTCGAGCGCGGTTCTGATGGTCCAGAAGGAGTATGCCGAGAGAATGACTGCCAATCCCGGAGGAAAGTCCTACGGCTCGCTTACAGTCCTCCTGTCGTACTACGGCAAGGTTGACAAGCTGTTTGGCGTTTCGAGGAACTGCTTCAGACCAAAGCCGAAAGTCGATTCAACGGTTGTTCGGATTCAATTTTATTCCCTTCCCCGCGTTCATCCCAAAGATGAAGAATTCTTGTTCAAGATCGTGAGGGGAAGTTTCGGGAAACGGCGGAAGACGCTGGCGAATGCCCTTTCGTCTTCGCTCAAGGTCGAGAAAGAGTTTGTCGAAAGAGCTATGGAAGAGACCGGGATCAGTCCCTCAAGAAGAGGTGAAAGTTTGAGTCTCGAAGAATTCGTGAAACTCTCAAACTCTCTCAGGGCACATTCCTCATGAATCTCAAGTCGTTAATAAGCAGAATCCTGGCGGGTTTTTCTTTTCTCTTTCTTGCAGCAGCGCCGTCAAGCGCTTTGGATGCTCCCGATTCACTTGCGCGGACGGTGAGGCCCTTTGCCCCAAGCTATTCCACCAGCTACGATCATGACCGCACGATCTCAACGTGGAAGCAGAGTTTTGGTTTCAGCTATAGTATCCGAAAGATACTTGTCTCCAACAACACCAGCGTCAGTCTCGGCGATGATGCCAGGACGAATAGAACCACAAGAAACAGCAGTCTTGGCGCCAACGTTGACTACAAGATCACGCCGAAACTATCAGTCGGGTTTCGCACGAATTTCTCCCGCTATCTGGACGAATGGAAAAGCAGGAAGGATCTGGCTCCTCTGAAGCAGGGGAAGGAGCAGATTCAAATCTCCTCGGCATACTCATTCAATCCCTTCAAGGCAGCATCGGTTGACATTACCGCGAATGGAGGGTCGCAGTCCGACCAGCAGGACACTCGGGAAGGTAATGGGAAATCCGGAGCCATCACAGCCGCCCTCAGATATAATCCGACGGCAAGGGTTTCCTTTTCCAGCGAGGGGAAAGGTGACTTTTCGCGCCTGAGCTCAAAAGAGAAATTGAGCGGATTCAGGACGTCTGACAGGAACATGGCGCAAGGTTTCACCGGAACACTGTCCCTGAAGCCCTCGGGCTTCCTCGATCTGGCGGTTTCAGGAGGAATAACAGGGACCCAGTTTCAATACCCCCAGCAGCGGATGGCCGGAGCGGTCGGCCAGGAAACACGAAAAGGAGAGAGTGACAATCTTCAAGCCAAGGCCGACTTTCTTGTGGGAAAGAAATTCAAGGGCAGCGTCACCGGGAAGTTTGACAGGAGCTCCATCAACTACTCTCTTGAATCCGACAAGTCAAGCGACGCTACAACAAGGTCCGTCACAGGCGAAGTCAGCCACGAGCTCCCGAGAGCGACGAGTCTTACCATGAACCTCTCAAACCAAGTCGATAGAAGCGCATATCAAGGAACGTCCAGGAGTCAGAACGGCTCGGTCGAGACCAGGACGTTCGGCGGCTCAGTTGGAACAAAAATCGGCCGGAAAACCGGCGCGAAGGTCATAGGGAGCATGACTCTCGTCAGATATGAATATGATGACCCGAAGGGCGATGACAGAGATGCCTATAATGACAGGCTCAGGTTTGAGCTGAGCTATCAGGCATCACCACGTGTAACTGGCGGCGCCGGCATATCAAAGGCCGCTGACAGGAGTGTCTATATTCGCGCGATCAATGCAAACAACACGAGAAAAGGTGACAGCTACACTATTGATGCGAATGTGTCATACAGACCGTCGGGCCGGGTTTCACTGCTGCAGAGATACTCACTTACCGCTGATTACACAAGATATCCCAGGATTTCGGAGAAGAACTATCTCACGAGGACAAACCAGATAATCACAGGGTTAACCTACTCTCCGGTCCGGAGGATATCTTTCGATACGCAGCACAGTTTCAGATACCAGGATAGGGGGAGCTATATCCCGGATGAAACCGGGGTGGAGAAGTACGGGCTTGCCGGCGGGAACAACGTACAGGACCTTTCACTCGCTCTGAAGTATAATCTCAGTAAGGGACTCAATGTTTCCGTTACACAGAGGTTTCAGTCAAACAGAGACTTCACAATGCGTGACGGAAAGAGGACAATGCTTCCCCAGAGGAAGGCTCTCCAGCTCTCCAGGGGGGCAGACATGAGCTACAGTTTCAGAGATGGAGGTTCCCTTAGAGCTTCCCTTCAGATGAGTGATGCTGAAGGAGTCGGTCTGGGGTCGATAGACAAGAAATATTGGAAGGCAAATGTGGTTTACAGCAAGACTTTTGCGTTCTGATTGGGGAGGACAATGAGTCTTCTGGATTCTTTCAGGAACTGTCCGGGAGTGCCGGGATACCAGAGGCTCTCGTGCGCGATCTCTGTCCTTCTTTTCCTTCTTCTATTTCTTCCGGGATGTCCGTTTTTCAATCTGCGTTCGCCCGAAGAGTCCTCCGGGGAGGCTGTACCCTGGATTTCCCCGACGTCCTGCGCGGCCGTCGTATTCAACATCGAGAGTGCGCTTGAGGCCAAGAGCCCGGGCATGACCAACTACACGAACAGTCTTTCCGACTCCTTCAAGTTTCACGGCGACCCCACCGATTCGGCGACTTTCTACACTAACTTTAACTGGGATGGTTTCAAGAATTGGACTCTTGCCGTGGAAAGGCAGACGGTTGAGACTTTCCTGAATGCGACCCAGGCACTCACGACAGAATGGAGCATACAGGACAGTGTCGATCTGGGCGCCGGCGACCGTCTCCTTAACCTCACCTATTCCCTGAGAGTGACTCCGCAGACCGGAAGTACTATTGAGTCAGCAGGCCTGGCAAAGATGTACTTCCACGAGGAAAGCGGCTTCTACAAAGTACTTAGGTGGGACGACAGCAGGGGAGCTTCTGTGGACACAACTTGGGGGTCGCTGAAGGTTGCAGGAAGAAGGGCCGCCAGCCGATAGAATAGGTGTCTGGAGCAGGCCCTCAAAATTGGCTTGACTTCTGGGAGTGTATCCTGCTATAATTATTGATGTTCAGGACACGCAACGGACTAGCTGGAAAAAAGAGAGAGTTATTTTGCATATGAAGGCTCGCATCCTGGCGATTCTGCTGTTGATTTTCCTTTCGGGCTGCTGGAACCCTTTTAGCCCGGATGTGTCCAAGCCCCCGGGTCCTCAGCAAGCGATTTACCTTCCTCCTACGTCACCCGAGAATGTAGTCAAGAACCTTCTGACAGCATATA
The genomic region above belongs to Candidatus Eisenbacteria bacterium and contains:
- the rsmA gene encoding 16S rRNA (adenine(1518)-N(6)/adenine(1519)-N(6))-dimethyltransferase RsmA; amino-acid sequence: MQKRSFSVVDRAGAPRPRRALSQNFLIDQNIARKIVNALSVEKGDRVLEIGAGTGALTRHLVLTPGTIYAVEKDQRLWTQLQQEFPGVNIFGTDFLKVSLQTMLVMYSATEKEAIEVISGTLPLEDSTCFKVVGNLPYHLTTKIILHLIKYRRAISSAVLMVQKEYAERMTANPGGKSYGSLTVLLSYYGKVDKLFGVSRNCFRPKPKVDSTVVRIQFYSLPRVHPKDEEFLFKIVRGSFGKRRKTLANALSSSLKVEKEFVERAMEETGISPSRRGESLSLEEFVKLSNSLRAHSS
- a CDS encoding TatD family hydrolase, whose product is MIDTHAHLSHRQFDRDREDVLARAFGAGMELIVEVGFDVVSSRAAVSLCRDRSSIVGSVGIHPHDSDKATPDGLKEIESLSQDASVVAIGETGLDFFRNFSPRDTQEKLFGQHIKMSQKANKPLIMHSRASAQRVLEILLEETRDGSILGVLHCFSGDESSLGKGLELGLYFGVGSSLTYSGEKSHELVRRIPIDKVLVETDSPYLSPAPFRGKRNEPVYLRFVVEKLSEILNMPVPEIERKTSANAKTLFLGG